A single genomic interval of Antechinus flavipes isolate AdamAnt ecotype Samford, QLD, Australia chromosome 1, AdamAnt_v2, whole genome shotgun sequence harbors:
- the MICOS13 gene encoding MICOS complex subunit MIC13, producing MGSRLWPLLGFCIKAGLAGGSVYFVYDQGLLGSSHEGQAALRRAQEKIPAAFNHYSEILAKLLGIQLEVPAVPHVKFNFRDSWNSGINSLMSSLSTAPSTIQAYGYEGWNYLKGQK from the exons ATGGGTTCCCGCTTGTGGCCCCTGCTCGG ATTTTGCATTAAGGCTGGCTTGGCAGGTGGGTCCGTATACTTCGTTTACGATCAGGGGCTGCTGGGGTCCAGTCACGAGGGTCAGGCTGCCCTACGAAGGGCACAGGAGAAAATCCCAGCTGCCTTCAACCACTACTCAGAGATACTCGCGAAGCTCTTGGGCATCCAGTTGGAG gTCCCAGCCGTTCCACATGTCAAGTTTAACTTCCGAGACAGCTGGAATTCAG GCATCAACAGCTTGATGAGTTCACTGTCCACCGCCCCCTCAACCATCCAGGCGTACGGTTATGAAGGCTGGAACTATCTGAAGGGCCAGAAGTGA
- the RPL36 gene encoding 60S ribosomal protein L36, with translation MAIRYPMAVGLNKGHKVTKNVSKPRHCRRRGRLTKHTKFVRDMIREVCGFAPYERRAMELLKVSKDKRALKFIKKRVGTHIRAKRKREELSNVLAAMRKAAAKKD, from the exons ATGGCCATCCGATATCCCATGGCCGTGGGCCTCAACAAAGGCCACAAAGTTACCAAAAACGTTTCCAAGCCGCGACACTGCCGCCGCCGTGGG cgcTTGACCAAACATACCAAGTTTGTGAGAGATATGATCCGGGAGGTGTGTGGCTTTGCTCCTTATGAGAGGCGGGCCATGGAATTGTTGAAGGTCTCCAAGGATAAGCGAGCCCTTAAATTCATCAAAAAAAGG GTGGGAACTCACATCCGTgccaagaggaagagagaggagctCAGCAATGTCCTAGCTGCCATGAGGAAGGCTGCTGCCAAGAAGGACTAA